In Primulina huaijiensis isolate GDHJ02 chromosome 4, ASM1229523v2, whole genome shotgun sequence, a genomic segment contains:
- the LOC140975366 gene encoding protein GAMETE CELL DEFECTIVE 1, mitochondrial-like: protein MNPINRRLTAILRTNRPWPAATVAAVRRQSTNRPKNNISTGEDEWNEAWETAWLPDDLSGKSERAPWESDVSFSLPTSDQGGSSTTTLPSHQEEIDTETKAFVEEMNDNWDQRKGKTVTKEDVNAKTSTSSLYSLENVKRDYRLKKQKIHAGLWVKEIEKQEEAKLGNFVSGGDDIEKLLDSCSEIFDSAHTDLGNSKIAGSEFKNKPDGWETTSKTPDGNLWDMSQREEDILVQEFERRIAFNKFQIASFIKTHIFSRRRPIDGWKYMIEEIGPNSRKGRGSVSRLPSVSDESTQPFREEKVNFVGSYPSNRGR, encoded by the exons ATGAATCCGATTAACAGGCGACTCACAGCCATTCTCAGAACAAACCGCCCTTGGCCGGCCGCCACCGTCGCAGCCGTGCGACGTCAATCCACAAATCGGCCGAAGAATAACATCAGTACCGGAGAGGATGAGTGGAACGAAGCGTGGGAGACAGCATGGCTTCCCGACGATCTCTCCGGCAAATCAGAACGAGCCCCGTGGGAGTCCGACGTCTCCTTCTCTCTCCCCACCTCTGATCAGGGCGGAAGTAGTACCACCACTCTTCCTTCTCATCAGGAAGAAATCGACACCGAGACCAAGGCCTTCGTGGAGGAAATGAACGATAATTGGGATCAAAGGAAGGGCAAAACGGTCACAAAAGAGGACGTAAATGCGAAAACCTCAACTTCTTCGCTTTATAGCTTGGAGAATGTGAAGAGGGATTACAGATTGAAGAAGCAGAAAATACACGCTGGGCTTTGGGTGAAAGAGATTGAGAAACAGGAGGAAGCTAAATTGGGGAACTTCGTTTCAGGTGGAGATGATATCGAAAAATTGCTCGACAGCTGCTCTGA GATATTCGATTCTGCTCACACTGATTTGGGCAACTCGAAAATCGCTGGTTCTGAGTTCAAGAACAAGCCTGATGGCTGGGAAACAACATCAAAAACACCAGATGGAAATCTCTGGGATATGTCGCAAAGAGAAGAAGACATTCTGGTTCAAGAATTTGAGCGTCGGATAGCATTCAATAAGTTCCAG ATTGCTAGCTTTATAAAAACGCACATTTTTAGTCGAAGGAGGCCGATTGATGGATGGAAGTACATGATAGAGGAAATCGGACCAAATTCAAGAAAAGGGAGGGGAAGCGTTTCAAGGTTGCCCAGTGTATCAGATGAATCCACTCAACCTTTCAGAGAGGAGAAGGTCAACTTTGTTGGCTCTTATCCTTCTAATAGAGGGAGATGA
- the LOC140975367 gene encoding sphinganine C4-monooxygenase 1-like: MEIMKGWDVSDEILGTFVPIIVYWVYSGIYIGLGFLDDYRLHTRKDEDEKNLASKKDVFKGVLLQQAVQAVVATVLFAVTGSDNEAAHAQHSSLIVLARQFFVAMVVLDTWQYFMHRYMHHNKFLYRHIHSQHHRLVVPFAFGALYNHPLEGLLLDTIGGALSFLVSGMSPRASIFFFSFATIKTVDDHCGLWLPGNLFHIFFRNNSAYHDIHHQLYGNKYNFSQPFFVTWDRILGTHMPYSLVKRSSGGFEAQPIKVGKEN, encoded by the exons ATGGAGATAATGAAGGGATGGGACGTTTCGGACGAGATATTGGGCACGTTTGTACCCATAATTGTGTACTGGGTTTATTCAGGAATCTATATTGGGCTAGGATTCCTCGATGATTACAGGCTGCACACGAGGAAGGATGAAGATGAGAAGAATTTGGCGTCCAAGAAAGATGTGTTCAAAGGGGTCCTTCTTCAGCAGGCTGTTCAGGCGGTTGTGGCCACCGTTCTCTTTGCC GTTACTGGAAGTGACAATGAAGCTGCACATGCTCAACATTCCTCCCTCATTGTTCTTGCCCGACAGTTTTTTGTCGCTATGGTGGTATTAGATACCTGGCAATATTTCATGCATCGTTACATGCACCACAACAAGTTCTTGTACCGGCATATCCATTCTCAGCATCACCGGCTTGTTGTCCCCTTTGCTTTTGGAGCTTTGTACAACCACCCTTTGGAGGGTCTTCTCCTTGACACAATTGGTGGAGCTTTGTCATTCCTGGTCTCAGGCATGTCTCCTCGAGCTTCCATCTTCTTCTTTTCCTTCGCTACCATCAAAACAGTTGATGATCACTGTGGGCTATGGCTACCCGGAAATCTGTTCCACATTTTCTTTAGAAACAACTCTGCCTATCATGATATTCACCATCAGCTATATGGCAACAAGTATAACTTTTCACAGCCATTTTTTGTCACATGGGATAGGATTCTCGGCACTCACATGCCATATTCACTTGTGAAGAGATCTTCTGGGGGTTTTGAAGCTCAGCCTATAAAAGTTGGCAAGGAAAACTAA
- the LOC140975368 gene encoding probable methyltransferase PMT2: MANKFNSGDSRTRSSMSIFIVAGLCGFFFLLGTWQKSGFGKGDRIAIEMTTNGANCNIMPKLNFETHHSGQAGIIDDSDPKSNVYKPCHRRYTDYTPCQDQRRAMTFSRKDMLYRERHCPSVKLRCLIPAPNGYVTPFPWPKSRDFVPYANAPYKSLTVEKAIQNWIQYEGNVFKFPGGGTQFPQGADMYIDQLASVIPIQNGTVRTALDTGCGVASWGAYLWNRNVITMSFAPRDSHQAQVQFALERGVPAVIGVLGMIKMPYPARAFDMAHCSRCLIPWGVNDGLYMKEVDRVLRHGGYWVLSGPPINWNTNYKVWQRPKEELQEEQRKIEEIAKLLCWEKKSEDGEIAIWQKRMDSNSCRATQENAGVTFCKSEDSNDVWYKKMEPCVTPYNSAKTDEVPTVDLKPFPERLHAVPPRIVSGSVSGVSVEAYLEDSKKWKKHVNAYRKIIKIIDTGRYRNIMDMNAGFGGFAAALQSPKLWVMNVVPTVAENSDLGIVYERGLIGIYHDWCEAFSTYPRTYDLIHANGVFSLYKDKCEFEDILLEMDRILRPEGAVILRDEVDVLVKVKKMIGNMRWDFKMMDHEDGPLVPEKILIAVKQYWGNSTSTQ; encoded by the exons ATGGCGAACAAGTTTAATTCAGGGGACAGTAGGACTAGGAGTTCCATGTCTATTTTTATAGTTGCTGGTCTTTGCGGTTTCTTCTTCTTACTTGGAACATGGCAGAAGAGCGGGTTTGGGAAGGGAGATAGGATTGCGATTGAGATGACCACAAATGGAGCCAACTGTAATATTATGCCGAAACTTAATTTTGAAACTCACCATTCTGGTCAAGCTGGGATAATTGATGATTCTGATCCAAAATCGAACGTGTATAAGCCATGCCACCGGCGCTACACAGATTACACACCATGCCAAGATCAAAGACGAGCGATGACTTTTTCGAGGAAGGATATGCTGTACCGTGAAAGACACTGTCCTTCAGTGAAGCTGCGTTGCCTTATTCCAGCACCTAACGGATACGTAACCCCGTTTCCATGGCCGAAGAGTCGTGATTTCGTTCCCTATGCCAATGCTCCATATAAGAGCTTGACAGTGGAGAAGGCTATTCAAAACTGGATCCAGTATGAGGGCAATGTGTTTAAGTTTCCTGGCGGAGGAACACAATTTCCGCAGGGGGCTGATATGTACATCGATCAGCTTGCATCAGTTATACCCATCCAAAATGGAACTGTTAGGACTGCATTGGACACTGGATGTGGG GTAGCAAGTTGGGGCGCTTATCTATGGAATAGAAATGTCATAACGATGTCGTTTGCACCAAGAGATTCACACCAAGCCCAGGTTCAATTTGCTCTTGAAAGGGGTGTACCTGCAGTCATTGGGGTTCTTGGAATGATAAAAATGCCATATCCTGCTAGGGCGTTTGACATGGCTCATTGCTCTCGCTGTCTTATACCATGGGGCGTAAATG ATGGCCTATATATGAAAGAAGTTGATCGTGTGCTTAGACATGGTGGCTACTGGGTGCTTTCAGGCCCTCCAATCAACTGGAATACTAACTATAAAGTTTGGCAACGTCCAAAGGAAGAACTCCAAGAAGAACAAAGAAAGATCGAGGAAATAGCTAAACTTCTCTGCTGGGAAAAGAAGTCTGAGGACGGTGAAATTGCAATATGGCAGAAAAGAATGGATTCCAATTCTTGTCGTGCTACACAAGAAAATGCAGGAGTAACTTTCTGTAAATCTGAAGACTCCAACGATGTCTGGTATAAGAAAATGGAGCCATGTGTTACTCCATATAACAGTGCTAAAACTGATGAAGTTCCTACTGTCGATCTCAAACCATTTCCGGAGAGGCTTCATGCCGTTCCACCCAGAATTGTCAGTGGATCAGTTTCCGGAGTCTCTGTTGAGGCATACCTGGAGGACAGCAAGAAATGGAAGAAGCATGTCAATGCCTATAGGAAGATTATAAAAATTATCGACACTGGGAGATACCGTAACATTATGGATATGAATGCTGGCTTTGGAGGTTTTGCCGCTGCACTTCAGTCTCCTAAGTTGTGGGTTATGAATGTTGTACCTACCGTTGCCGAGAATAGTGACCTTGGCATTGTTTATGAACGGGGATTGATTGGCATCTACCATGACTG GTGTGAAGCCTTCTCTACATATCCAAGAACATATGACCTTATCCATGCTAATGGTGTTTTTAGCTTGTACAAGGACAA GTGTGAGTTTGAAGATATATTGCTAGAGATGGACCGAATTTTACGTCCTGAAGGTGCGGTTATATTAAGAGATGAAGTTGATGTGCTTGTCAAGGTGAAGAAGATGATTGGAAATATGAGATGGGATTTCAAGATGATGGATCACGAGGATGGTCCCCTTGTTCCAGAAAAAATACTAATTGCTGTTAAACAATATTGGGGCAATTCCACATCTACACAATAA